The following are encoded together in the Halopiger aswanensis genome:
- a CDS encoding DUF7344 domain-containing protein: protein MIPVVSDAESLSTPGADADTTVSDGAEPDETGETESFGALADPHRRAVLRYLADNESPVALAELADHLTIEREGGDRDAAHPSSRLAEWGDALLGTRRRVQISLRHVHVPKLADAGAVDFDIDANTVSLRDRGSELLAQTESLESATVA, encoded by the coding sequence ATGATCCCCGTGGTTTCCGACGCCGAATCCCTGTCGACACCCGGCGCCGACGCCGATACTACAGTTTCCGACGGCGCCGAACCCGACGAGACAGGCGAGACGGAGTCGTTCGGCGCACTCGCCGACCCACACCGCCGTGCTGTCCTCCGATATCTGGCCGACAACGAGTCACCGGTTGCACTCGCCGAACTCGCCGACCACCTGACGATCGAACGCGAGGGCGGCGACCGGGACGCAGCGCACCCGAGCAGCCGACTCGCCGAGTGGGGCGATGCGCTCCTCGGGACGCGTCGACGCGTCCAGATCTCGCTTCGCCACGTTCACGTTCCGAAACTGGCGGACGCCGGCGCCGTCGACTTCGACATCGACGCGAACACCGTCTCCCTCCGCGACCGCGGTTCGGAACTGCTGGCCCAGACGGAGTCACTCGAGAGCGCAACCGTGGCGTAA
- a CDS encoding universal stress protein: protein MTLSFDGTIVVPVGDPDDGERTAAALAPYLEPTSTVVIINVIEKAGGAPDKASMEQREEYAEEIFDRTREPFAESPASVETAILYGTDVVDRIFAEATDRNADAVVFVPREGSRFVELLTGSVARRLVKEASMPVVALPRGVSEN, encoded by the coding sequence ATGACGCTCTCGTTCGACGGGACGATCGTCGTCCCGGTTGGGGATCCCGACGATGGAGAGCGGACCGCGGCGGCGCTGGCCCCTTACCTCGAGCCGACGAGCACGGTTGTCATCATCAACGTGATCGAGAAGGCCGGGGGCGCGCCGGACAAGGCGTCGATGGAACAGCGCGAGGAGTACGCCGAAGAGATATTCGATCGCACGCGAGAACCGTTCGCGGAATCGCCGGCGTCCGTCGAGACGGCGATCCTGTACGGTACCGATGTTGTCGACCGTATCTTCGCAGAAGCGACGGATCGAAACGCTGACGCCGTCGTCTTCGTTCCACGGGAGGGGAGCCGCTTCGTCGAGTTGCTGACCGGGAGTGTAGCTCGTCGACTGGTGAAGGAGGCGTCGATGCCGGTCGTCGCGCTGCCTCGCGGCGTATCCGAAAACTAG
- a CDS encoding D-2-hydroxyacid dehydrogenase, which yields MSERDSDGDGDDESDADVLVLRRGTHGVPVEQYAAAIRERLPDRTVRLARTPAEEREAIRNAQYVTGMTLEEDLLEGAEHLEVFACAYAGTGHLPMDRLEERGVTVTNASGVHGPNIGEHVLGAILHFTRRFHVAERRQRRREWRHYQAHELAESTVTIVGLGAIGQAVAERLEPFDVETVGVRYTPEKGGPTDEVIGFEGDAFDDALARTDYLVLACPLTETTRGLVDREEFVTIDPEAVLVNVARGPVVDTDALVEALRGNQIRGASLDVTDPEPLPEEHPLWNFGNVQITPHNAGHTPKYYDRLANIVAENARRFDEGGSGAEFENQVSFSS from the coding sequence ATGAGTGAACGCGACAGCGATGGCGACGGTGACGACGAAAGCGACGCCGACGTGCTCGTTCTCCGGCGGGGAACGCACGGCGTCCCGGTCGAACAGTACGCCGCGGCGATCCGCGAGCGGCTTCCCGATCGGACCGTGCGGCTCGCGCGAACGCCGGCCGAGGAGCGCGAGGCGATCCGCAACGCCCAGTACGTCACCGGAATGACCCTCGAGGAAGATCTCCTCGAGGGCGCAGAGCACCTCGAGGTGTTCGCCTGCGCGTACGCGGGCACCGGCCACCTGCCGATGGACCGACTCGAGGAGCGGGGCGTGACGGTAACGAACGCGTCGGGCGTGCACGGGCCGAACATCGGCGAACACGTGCTCGGCGCGATTCTCCACTTTACCCGCCGGTTCCACGTCGCGGAGCGCAGACAGCGCCGCCGGGAGTGGCGCCACTACCAGGCCCACGAACTCGCGGAGTCGACCGTAACGATCGTCGGCCTCGGCGCGATCGGGCAGGCAGTCGCGGAGCGCCTCGAGCCCTTCGACGTCGAGACGGTCGGCGTCCGCTACACGCCCGAGAAGGGCGGGCCGACGGACGAGGTGATCGGATTCGAGGGCGACGCGTTCGACGACGCACTGGCACGGACGGACTACCTCGTGTTGGCCTGCCCGCTGACCGAGACGACCCGCGGGCTGGTCGACCGCGAGGAATTCGTGACGATCGATCCCGAAGCGGTGCTGGTCAACGTCGCTCGGGGGCCGGTCGTCGATACCGACGCGCTCGTCGAGGCGCTGCGCGGGAATCAGATTCGCGGGGCCTCGCTGGACGTGACGGATCCCGAGCCCCTGCCGGAGGAGCACCCGCTCTGGAACTTCGGGAACGTCCAGATCACGCCGCACAACGCCGGACACACGCCGAAGTACTACGATCGGCTGGCTAATATCGTCGCCGAGAACGCCCGCCGGTTCGACGAGGGCGGGTCGGGCGCAGAGTTTGAGAATCAGGTCAGTTTCAGTTCCTGA